From a region of the Thiorhodovibrio winogradskyi genome:
- the cls gene encoding cardiolipin synthase, producing the protein MIAVILTTAHILLGNRDVASTVGWTGLVWLAPLIGLLIYWTFGVNRIQRKAHRLRPQASAQSESARIASEDRAHHLLEQRYPDWVPLGHLGDALTQSVLESGNRVCALINGDQAYPQMLRAIDGAQHSLALATYIFDIDAAGRQFVAALERAQSRGVQVRVLIDAVGQRYSRPRAPRLLGRLGVPVAVFLESLLPIRSQYLNLRNHRKILVVDGRVGFTGGLNIRGGCLLANCPRRPVRDLHFQLEGPVVRGLMNAFEVDWHFTTGERLSGDTWFPRLVPVADSLARCLPDGPDEDFDVIRRMMLGALAQARERVCIISPYFLPDQVLLTALNVTALRGVEVRILLPGRNNLRFVEWAAQGQAEQILAGGCRVFLSPPPFDHTKLMLVDDLWSFFGSSNWDPRSLRLNFELNVEVYDRPLACQLQQLFDTKLQAATEMSARQMRARPVPIKLRDGAARLLSPYL; encoded by the coding sequence ATGATCGCGGTGATTCTGACCACGGCGCATATATTGCTGGGCAACCGGGATGTGGCGTCCACCGTGGGTTGGACCGGACTAGTCTGGCTTGCGCCTCTGATTGGCTTGCTGATTTACTGGACATTTGGCGTTAACCGCATTCAGCGCAAGGCGCACCGCTTGCGGCCCCAGGCTTCGGCACAGAGCGAGTCGGCGCGGATCGCGTCCGAGGATCGAGCACATCATCTGCTCGAGCAGCGCTACCCCGACTGGGTGCCGCTGGGACACCTTGGCGATGCCCTGACGCAGTCGGTGCTTGAATCCGGTAACCGGGTGTGCGCCTTGATCAATGGCGATCAGGCTTATCCGCAGATGCTGCGTGCCATTGATGGGGCCCAGCATAGCCTTGCCCTCGCGACCTATATTTTCGATATCGATGCCGCGGGACGCCAGTTTGTTGCCGCGCTTGAGCGCGCCCAAAGTCGCGGCGTCCAGGTGCGGGTGTTGATCGATGCCGTTGGTCAGCGTTACAGCCGTCCGCGCGCACCGCGCTTGCTGGGACGCTTGGGGGTGCCGGTGGCGGTGTTTCTTGAGTCCCTGCTGCCGATTCGCAGTCAGTATCTAAATCTGCGCAATCATCGCAAAATCCTGGTCGTTGATGGGCGCGTCGGCTTCACCGGGGGGTTGAATATCCGCGGTGGCTGCCTGCTGGCCAACTGTCCGCGCCGGCCGGTGCGAGATCTGCATTTTCAGCTTGAGGGGCCGGTGGTGCGTGGACTGATGAATGCCTTCGAGGTGGACTGGCATTTCACCACCGGCGAGCGCCTGAGCGGCGATACCTGGTTTCCGCGACTGGTTCCAGTGGCGGACAGCCTGGCGCGCTGCCTGCCAGATGGACCCGATGAGGACTTTGATGTGATCCGCCGCATGATGCTCGGCGCTCTGGCTCAGGCGCGCGAGCGGGTGTGCATTATCTCCCCCTATTTCTTGCCCGATCAGGTCTTGCTGACGGCGCTTAATGTCACCGCGTTACGTGGTGTCGAGGTACGAATTTTGCTTCCTGGACGGAACAATCTGAGATTCGTCGAATGGGCCGCCCAAGGGCAGGCGGAGCAGATTCTCGCCGGCGGCTGCCGAGTCTTTCTCTCACCACCGCCCTTTGATCACACCAAGCTGATGTTGGTGGATGATCTTTGGAGCTTTTTTGGATCCTCCAACTGGGATCCGCGCAGCTTGCGACTCAATTTTGAGCTCAATGTGGAGGTATATGATCGTCCACTTGCGTGTCAGCTTCAGCAGTTGTTCGATACCAAGCTGCAAGCGGCAACGGAGATGAGCGCGCGGCAGATGCGCGCCCGCCCGGTGCCGATCAAACTGCGTGATGGCGCCGCGCGGCTGTTGAGTCCTTATCTTTAA
- a CDS encoding DUF3775 domain-containing protein, translating to MRLHIRLETLCCIIALAREFQAKEEVVIPDSPAAPTEDWALQILADHSEDYSLNQLRQSIAEMGERQRAELVALMWLGRGDYSIDEWEECVDQALGDFSLRACEYILGHPMISDHLEEGLIAHGLSCDE from the coding sequence ATGCGACTGCATATCCGGCTCGAAACACTCTGCTGCATCATCGCCCTGGCACGCGAGTTCCAGGCCAAGGAGGAGGTGGTGATACCAGATTCACCAGCCGCCCCGACCGAGGACTGGGCGCTGCAAATCCTGGCTGACCACAGCGAGGATTACAGCCTGAACCAACTGCGCCAGAGCATTGCCGAAATGGGCGAGCGCCAACGCGCCGAGTTGGTCGCGCTCATGTGGCTGGGGCGCGGCGACTACAGCATCGACGAATGGGAAGAATGCGTCGACCAGGCGCTGGGTGATTTCAGTCTGCGCGCCTGCGAATACATACTGGGCCACCCGATGATCTCCGACCACCTGGAGGAAGGCCTGATCGCACACGGGCTATCTTGCGATGAGTGA
- a CDS encoding diguanylate cyclase, whose amino-acid sequence MNQPRILIVDDETSNIELIAEIFMDDHEVLFATDGAKALELAATANPDLILLDVILPGMDGFEICARLKAEPHTTEIPIIFITGRDDIETETSGLALGAVDYITKPINPQIVRMRVSNHIELKRARDRLTQLAATDGLTGLANRRRYDEVLEREVQRHRRSGAPLTIIMLDIDHFKTYNDTYGHLRGDDCLRAIATRIRDSLLRTTDLAARYGGEEFACILPDTGNTEEVTAIAERIRENIMALAIPHQTSPTAPHVTISLGVVTGYCTQNLQPEQFTAAADKQLYLAKSQGRNRHAIDQLEEGMHTQPAAATKSA is encoded by the coding sequence ATGAACCAGCCACGCATCCTGATCGTTGATGACGAGACCAGCAACATTGAGCTGATCGCCGAAATCTTCATGGATGATCACGAGGTGCTCTTCGCCACCGATGGCGCCAAGGCACTGGAACTGGCCGCCACCGCCAACCCGGACCTGATTCTGCTTGACGTCATCCTGCCCGGGATGGACGGCTTCGAGATCTGCGCGCGCCTCAAGGCCGAGCCCCACACTACCGAGATTCCGATCATTTTCATCACTGGCCGCGATGATATCGAGACCGAGACAAGCGGCCTTGCCCTGGGTGCCGTGGATTACATCACCAAGCCCATCAACCCCCAAATCGTGCGCATGCGAGTGAGCAATCACATCGAACTCAAGCGTGCCCGCGATCGCCTCACCCAACTCGCCGCCACCGATGGTCTGACCGGACTGGCCAACCGCCGGCGCTATGACGAGGTGCTCGAGCGCGAGGTGCAACGCCACAGACGCAGTGGCGCGCCCCTTACCATCATCATGCTCGACATCGACCACTTCAAAACCTACAACGACACTTATGGCCATCTGCGCGGCGACGATTGCCTGCGCGCCATCGCCACCCGCATTCGCGACTCCCTGTTGCGCACCACCGACCTGGCCGCTCGCTACGGCGGCGAGGAATTTGCATGCATCCTACCCGATACCGGCAACACCGAGGAGGTCACGGCCATCGCCGAGCGCATCCGCGAGAACATCATGGCGCTCGCCATCCCGCACCAGACCTCCCCCACCGCCCCCCATGTCACCATCAGCCTCGGCGTGGTCACAGGCTATTGCACCCAAAACCTGCAACCCGAGCAGTTCACCGCCGCCGCCGACAAGCAACTCTATCTGGCCAAATCCCAAGGACGCAATCGCCATGCGATCGACCAACTCGAGGAAGGGATGCACACTCAACCAGCGGCCGCGACAAAGTCAGCCTGA